The genomic stretch gattaaaaaaatgcaaaaactTAACAACTAATTCACGGGTTTGTCTATTTTCATGAAGACAGGACGTCTGTTGGATCGTAGTATATATTGTGTATTAATTATAGTCTCTGAAAGAGCTACCCATTACTATTTTCATGAAGCCGTACGTCTCCTTCCTCAATGCGAGTTGGCCCCATTTGTGCCTAATTGTTTGACccgtaatttaaataaaatagcttTTATAGCGTAATAGTtaaagtacataaaaatatgcataTTACGATAAATAGATCTAAACACATACATGCCATATCACGTACAGCTCAAAGTAAGAAATTGTTGTAATAATGTAAGGGACATTTGTCGAAATTCAACCATATCGCTATTAGAAAAGTTACTTATGAGTTATGACTCACATGTATTATACTAGTAGTAATACTAAACACATAAATTCCcggatattataaaacaaggtCCTCTGGTTTCAAACTAAGCAAATTTAAGAATACAcaaattttagttaaatgtgaagtttatattttctttattgttaattcctaAGTAGGTACATCTACTGACCCGTCGGATTGCTATGACTATTTGACtacgtataatttttttgtaatttgtgactctgtatacaaaaaatatattgtaccAATTTCAATTTCAGTTCTATACAACATTAGGGGTGTCAGCTGGTGGAATATCCGAGTTTCCAGATGGCATCTACACATCCGGGTCTCGTTTGAAGCCTTGGAGGAATCGAGGTCGGAAGGCGATGCTCAACTTCTGGCAAGATATGGACGCCTGGTGGCCGACATGGTCACAACCATTGGTCATTGACTACGTACGAATTAAAGCCCTTTAGATTTACGTTAGGATTTAGTCGAATAGTAATTGTTCTTTATCACCTGTAAAGgattttttatgaatgaaaaaatatgcaaaaatcttttttatttgtataaaatactttatagttTTACAAATGAATTGTtatcaataaaacattttgaaaaatatgataaaacccattattatttttattgtaaccGACCAGTATCACACACTTCCTGTCCTTGTGTAATACGTTTATTACAAAgttttgtaataaacaaatctttaaatatttaagagttCAATTAAAAGTAAGAATTGTAAATTAACGGAAAGACATCTTCTTCTATTTGTACGTTTTCTGTTTGCATTGAAAACTGACACCCATTCACTGTCCTCGTAACAACAGCATCATATTCTGTatctttcaatatttttattcttattggTTCTGATAGTGGACCATCCATATCACGTTTAAAGGCAAGAACTCTTACTTCATAAAGAGTATTGTATTTAAGGTCAGTAACAGTAGCTTTAAACCTTACTCCCGTTATAATCTCGACAGTCGGATCTATTTTGTTTGAATTGAATTTCTGGAAAATGAAATACTTGTAAGTAGAAATCTGAGGTAAAATTTTACGGacatatcaatttattttatcatatttaaaaaatgtatagagAGAGTTTTCACCTGTAAAGGTATGTCATTCTTCACAATTTCTGGGTGATTGTTTGTTAGTATTTTTACTTCTGTCTCAGATGACTCAGATATCTCGAAAATatgtatctaaataaattgaaaaaaagaaagtttataaaagtgtagtttttttacaactttattttatttattaaattaaagttgtaaaaaaactacacttaagttaattaaattttaacacttaAAACTCAAATGTATGAGTTTGTGAGTTTCGCTTTACTATAAATTTTCAAAGGCGATATATTCAGTACTAGCGGtacgccccggcttcgcccgtggaaCATGTTTACGTAATCTGTTTACGtcttcattataaaaaaaagaattaacaaaatcggttcagccgttctcgattTATGCgattaccaacacattttgcgtttcatttttatattataaattcagtGTTCAACCATTGAAAGTACGAATAACCTGTAATATATGTAATTCTTACCTTAAAGCCCAAGACAGGATCACGCATTAACTGTCTAACATTACTCCAATGGATGTATAGCCCTCGTGGCTCGACTGACGTCACGCTGATCAGCCGGGGGGCTTCCAAATTATAACTTACGTCTTCAGTTGCATTTGAGCACGATAGAATCATTACGATCCAAAAGCATTTACTCATCATTGTTtccaatttaacaaaattagaGAATACACAAGCAGAAGAATAGAATATACACAAACTGAAGGTGATTTCTTACTCAAAAATAAAGACGTGACAGAGATCTACAACTTGCCGTGAAATTGATGGGAATATCAAATCGTGCTGTTATCACAAGTCACTAGTGATTAAATGATTTTTGCTAGCATACATAcatgtaattttacttttttatttagttttgcGCGATCTTTTGTTTTCTATATATCTCCTCCAAAGATATTAATCACTATAGTCGGTCACTATAACCATATATCCATGCTTCTTTGATGTTTTCGTCCGATTTTAATTTCGAGCTCCTCTcatatatgttttaaaatggTGGTCATCTGTGACGTGCCAGACAAAAACCTATAGGTATGCTATTAGTTCTATCTATAaagaaagtaggtacctacgctaaaaaatttttttacaactgAAAAACCCGATTCAGtcctaaattaaataacaaatgacGAAATTAAGGGAACAAACTGATAAATGAGAAAGAGAGAGcggtaatatttataaaaatgtttaaacaaAACGTCATTGAgtatataaattgaataaatagttttaaaatgataCCTACTATACTTTTTCCGCTTAGATAAGagtataaaattgtatgctGTGATAACCTTCTTGCAACGTATTTTACGTCTACATATAGATACGTAAGTAAGAAATTAACAGAGctgttaattattaataatagaaatatacAGCTGTAGGTCGCTTCTATATTGGAATATTCACTCTGTACACTTCTTGTTTTAAACACGttgacaatttaatttaagactagctgtgcctcgcggtttAACCCGCAGTCCTCCGCTCCCGTTGACATTAAGGAGATgaaatagccttcctcgataaatgggctatctaacactgatagaatttttcaaatcggaaaaTCCCGAATCCGGaatttcccgagataagcgttcaaataaacaaacaaactcttcagctttattgtATTAGTGTACAATAAAAGCCACGAATCTATCGTGGCTTTTattgtctatttttattttatttctcataaagattaaaatgttactcgatattatgtttatcttGAATGTTATGTCTTGAAGTGTACTAATGACGCGAAGTTGATGCAATATACTGACTTCACCAACGTTTTTGATTAAGTCAGTTTCATTTCTTTACTTGAAAAGACAacaaattatgatattatagaacaattattaatatggCTAGAGTCATATCTCCACAAACAGCCTGAGTCGGAGGATTTGTTGGTCTCTTCTTCTGTATCGTACGTTACACATACCGGTGTGCCGCAGGGCTCTCATCTAGTGCCCCTAACTTTTCTTATATCTTATATAATCTTTTACATCTGtctgcataatgcatctgccccttaccccacttccccatgggacttcacttataTAATCTTTTATATGTACAAACTATTGTCTCCCTCAAATACTATTCATATTCAAAACTATcgaagataattttaataaaaataaatgttgttatgatataaattatgatGCTTTGctgatattttgtttcttgcaCTCGAatccacataatatattctccAGGTCACGAATCAAACACGACAAAATCTTTCACAATACTTTTGATCTGTGCTTTTGATCGATTAAAATCAGGTAAGAGCGTACACCTACCTTAAAGGCGGGAAACACACTCGCCATACCCCTGGTATTGTGGGTGCAAGTGGGCGACGATGATCATTTACCATCAGATGACTcgtctgctcgtttgcctgctcatcacataaaaaaaaggtaaGGACACGCATGAAGGGAGTTATTACACACCACAGATGATAATTACGATTCTACATATATCACATTTGTTATACTATCATATATCATTTGCATTAACATTTGTCAAgtcaaatttatattgtttttgtacTTGTCCTAGTCAAAATGCTTATAGGTGATTTCGTTGTAAATGGACGTTTTCAATACTAACTATACAATTACATATAGCATTTTTGTTTACGTGTTAGAATTTTTCGTCGGAAAGAAATTAAAGTCAAAATCATTATTTGTTTCGTTGTACCACCGCGTTGTACAAAGGTTATCTATGTTTTAGTCTGTATGTTCTTATCAATGTATGTACTTgctatattatttaacttcagtcaacttcAGTCAAGAGTGtgattttatcaattttgtgCGAAAATCTGAATCAAAGGGTGACATTAATTGAACCTTGGTAATACGGAAATTGAGGATTTATGGATTTACATAAGAAAATTGACATTGGGGCGcctttcatttttaatttgcttaTCTCTTGAAATACCCAATCTAGTAGTATCTTTAGTAGAAGTTGCATTAATTGCTAACATGTTGAGAGTATTCCTGAGTCTTATTTTGGTATCAAGCACGAAAGGTTTAGCGGAAAGTGAGAGATACTTAGATGCCCCCGAGAAAGTTTCTGTCACTGCGATACAGCCTTCACGCGTGTTTGTGCAATGGGACTCAGTGTCCCAGAGGAACGATGATCCTGTTATTGGTTATAAGGTAGGCTAAATCAAGTAATTATTTAAGCTTATAATATCCGTAAAAAATTGGTATGTGCGTTTGTCTATCTGATAGACATTGTCACTGATACGTTTGCAAATCAAAGATTTTGCATTATGCTGTTGGAAACAATGTTGGAAACACTTTTGTAACATCATGTCTTTGGAAACCTTGTTTGCCTTTTACAGttatttccaaatttcatttgATCATAGATTAAACTGACACCCTAATGACAATCTGTGAggaaataaaagacagataaAAATCTTGGGATTCCATTTTTCCTTCAATAACCTATACCTTTAGtccatatttatattattaacaaacacAAACCTCAACATACCCAATAACGGTATTTCAGATAATACTATCTAAGGTACCAGAGTCATCGGAGACTCAAGTAGAGCTGATAAACGCAGATGAGTTTCCGGCATTAGTAAGGAACGATAAATCGTTACAGGTAATAATATCTGAATAACCACTTATCCtactgaaattaataaacttgaGAGCCTCTATCACAAGGctacatacttatatagagCGTATAGCATACTGTGATGAAACTCAGAAGCAagtaatacataaattattcacGATTGCTATTGACTGTGATGTTTTGTTCTAGTTTCCGTTAATGTTATCAAAAAGTGCATTATTATCAATACTTACACAGTATGTTCACTGAGTTgcaaagtaaacaaaatttacaattatatgttatttttagttaaatatgtatatctgGATCTCTATCAAACTTTGTTGAAGAAAACTAAAACAGAGTCAGAGCTATGACTGTTCTTATGAGACGCTTTACTAGTTTTATCCAAGATCTCTTAAATGCAATATACTTAATGAATGATAAAGAAGTAcctatctaaaaaaatacaatcacTAGCAATGTAGCTGTGTAGCGTTAAAAAATCATCATCTTTTTTCAGGATTTCAGAATAAACAATACTAATGCAGACATGAGAGAAATTATCGTCAACGCTGATTCAAATAAAGCCATCGTTGATGTTAAATATAACACGCTTTACGAAATACGAGTTCTTGCCTTTAAAATTGACGTTAACGGACCTCTTTCAGAACCTATAAGGATTAAATTGTTAGATTATGCAGATTATTTCAGTTCAGTAACAAGGACTCTGACTGGATGTCAAATATCAGTACGTACAGAGGCAGTGGCAGggaaagaaaaagaaacataTCCATTCATCTATAATTCGTTTTTTTAAGACACAAAATTTACTCGAACGAAAAAACTAGGATGAAATCGATAAGAAACGACGGTGAATTAAATTGTTAACCTAAGAATACCTAACgaatagaaagaaaaataatttatatattcagAATATATTGAATGTTTGTAAGCGATGCTATTCTGTTTATTAAAGAGGATATTGaactcaataattttatttttcactataggtaatatgtatattggaATTTGGTGTCCGAAATATAGAATTTGTTTATGAGATACTCGGACAACGCTTACTCCGTTTATACACAAGGCGTGTCGTGTCTAAGCGCATGTATATGTCCGCAGGTCAATCGAAGgaaaaaattcatattaagTATATACGTATTCATTTCTATCTTACGATACGACTACCCTAACACCTTGAATGCGAAGGGTCTCGATCCGATTAACTATTTGATGTGTAAAAACcaaattgacataatattgtaaattatgttATGCCTATAAATAAACGCGTTTCAATGCtttatatcttataaatattggCGGTCACCGGAAATTGGTAGGAAATATTAATCCTGCTTATTATCATACCGACAGTTCTAGACACATACTACATCATGAAAcgcatattattaattttatatttaagtaggaTAATCGTTAGTGCTTATGAAATTGATGTACCAAAGATATTCAGCGTGTCAGCCTTGGATCCAGTAGGTTTCTTTATAAAGTGGACAGTTGTGAGCAGCAACAGCAGAGACCCAGTTCTTGGTTATAAGGTGAGCTAATTAATTAAGGTTCTCTCTTGGGTTCTCTATTACCAAAGAAAGAAATCGCATAAAGTGATAAGACTGCCAGTTCtatttagttttaagaatAGTTCTTAGTTTAGCTTTATCATTCTAAAGTGCAAAATATTCTATCttttcctactaatattataaatgcgaaagtttgtgaggatgtgtgtgtgttttttactctttcacgcaaatactactgaaccgattacaatgaaattaagcacacatatagcagggtaacttggattaacacatagaaaaGGTTTTATctcagaaatcccacggaaacgggaacgggttttctttgaagatgcgggcgaagccgcgggcggaaagctagtaattaataaataaggatGTATTTTCACCAAATATCAGGCGTTCGTTGAATTGAACGAACTGaattgattttcataaaatttaaaatggagATTTCTATTGGATTCAACGACTGtaaaatttgatattaaagaaaatttgaTAATGTTGAagactttatattttttggtttttttatggcattcaaatgctttaaaaatataaatttataaagagttcgagtcccgcctcgtgatcgaattttttctattctttataaatttataatgttgaAGACGTTGTGTAAATTGAaattctgtaaaaaaatattttgttttagatcaGACTGTGGGAAGTCAAAGTGGACAGTCAGGGGTATTTAAAGTTGGTGAATGGGGAAGAGATGCCAGGATTACTTTTAGAGGACAGGCCGTTAGAGGTAACTTTTGCATGATCGACCATAATAAGGAAGGGATAAGGGATTAAGGGGATCAAACTTTAAATCAGCTTAATCGAAATCTTTTAAATGGAATaacgtttattaaaaaatattttttacagccgGTGGATAAAGTTAAACCGCCCAAAGGACAACCACGTGAGGTGATAATAAACGATGTATCTACTGAAAAGGCTAAAATCTATAATGTGAAATACAACACACTGTACGAGATACGTATATTAGCGTATAAAAATGACCAAGAAGGTCCGATGTCAGAACCAGCCAGGgtgaaaataatgaaaggCGACAAATATTTTGTTCTTATTCACAAGAGGCCGGACGAAGACTGCGTGGTGTCCATCGCTACAAATACAACTATTTCTGATGAATCGTATTATCACTTGGAGACTATGTATTTTTAGTTGCTCTCAGTTGAACAGCTTACAGGTGACGCATAGTACtgaatgttattattttatggtcTTCTATCGTTTCTACGAGTCTCCTAGTGAATCATTTGACCCATCTATTTTTCCCATGCGGGTCAGTGGTGTATCTACGTCAAATTGGATTCTGTCAAAATTTTAGCCAGGTTGGCGAACAagttacattaaaaacaaaaattgtatcGATTCACTCTTACGTTGGTAAATATACGTATAATAAGAAAGACTGGTGGTTTGAATGAATCTAAAAAACTAACTTCGCCCAAACCCAACCTTAACTCTCAAAGCGGCGGCCATATCGCTTGTAAGAAATGATAAATTTtcttaaactaaatattactttaaaaatctAATATCCTACAGTTGAATCATCAGTATCAGTAAATTACGTTATCATCACAA from Colias croceus chromosome 9, ilColCroc2.1 encodes the following:
- the LOC123694512 gene encoding uncharacterized protein LOC123694512; its protein translation is MMSKCFWIVMILSCSNATEDVSYNLEAPRLISVTSVEPRGLYIHWSNVRQLMRDPVLGFKIHIFEISESSETEVKILTNNHPEIVKNDIPLQKFNSNKIDPTVEIITGVRFKATVTDLKYNTLYEVRVLAFKRDMDGPLSEPIRIKILKDTEYDAVVTRTVNGCQFSMQTENVQIEEDVFPLIYNSYF
- the LOC123694501 gene encoding uncharacterized protein LOC123694501 isoform X2; this encodes MKRILLILYLSRIIVSAYEIDVPKIFSVSALDPVGFFIKWTVVSSNSRDPVLGYKIRLWEVKVDSQGYLKLVNGEEMPGLLLEDRPLEPVDKVKPPKGQPREVIINDVSTEKAKIYNVKYNTLYEIRILAYKNDQEGPMSEPARVKIMKGDKYFVLIHKRPDEDCVVSIATNTTISDESYYHLETMYF